CAACCTTGATTTCCTCATGGCTCTGGGGCCATTTCAAGCTAACGACTCCAAAATTATTGCGCCCAATTACTTGTTCACCCTCTTGAAGCCACTGATTGCGCCAAAGTAGCAATACCCAACTCTTCACTTGTGTGAGCCATCGGCTGGCCTTTTTATATTTGGGCGGTGCCGTCAATAGCGCCTTGCCTAGCCAGGGAGCAAGTATGGCTTTCTCTCGTTTCATCCACTCCACATAATACTGCCAGTCAGGAGCAAACTTGGGGTCTTTGAGAGCAATTTCCCAAGCCACACTCCAATTCCCGCAGAGTCCCTTGATTTGCCTCACCACTGGGCCAGTTGTTGGCACTTCAACCTCCAGCATCCGCACCCTCTCCGGTGTAATTTGGATTTCCACGAGTTGGGGGGGTTCGTTCCATCCTGCCCAATTCTGTGGTAGTTCTGGAGCTAGAGATTTGGCTTTCGTATGAACCACATAGGTCTTCAATTCGCCATTTTTGAAAGCACTTGCCGTCAGTTGAGCTAACACTCGTGCATGACTGGGGATGGGCAATGTTTCGAGGTCGGATTGTTGATGGGAATTTTGACTTTTGACTTGAGTCTCTTGGCGATCAGGATTTAACCAATAGCTGAGGCGAATGGTAGCTCCATAGTGAATATCGCCCGAAAGTATTACGACCATACGTCGCCGTTGGAACAGTACACTGAGCAGTGTCGATAGGGCAACATCATTTAAGTTCCAAGCATCGCCCACATCTGAATCGTAAACGTTGCCTTTCTCTAGTTCCAAGCGTTGAACTTCGTCAATAATTTGCAGACTCACCAGGTTGGTTGGCAAAACGACAAAGGTGACTTCAATGTCCGACTGACCGATTTGTTTGAGTTGATCGGTGAGTTCTAAGGGGTGTTGAATTTGTTGTTTAAAGGCTGTGGGACACAAAAGCATGGGAGGTACGAGCGCGGCCTCATCACCTTGGGGATAACCTCGCCAAGTTCGGGTATCCAGCACAATCACTTCATGCTTCTGGCTTCTAACGGTATAGTGCCACTCCAAAGGCTGTGTCCCATCGGGAGAATCTCGATCTAGGATGAACACATCTTCATCCAGCTTTAATTTCGGCTCACCGGTGGTTGGCTCTAGCGGAGGAATTCCCAAGTACTTCCGGATTTGTTCTAAAGCGGACTCATCCGTTCCTGCCGATGCCGACCAATTCGCTGCCGCTTTCAACAAATTTCCACCTGGCTTCCCCTCCTCAAACTGTTCAGGTGTATTCCCCCACGCCTGAAACACGGCATAGGCTAACATCGCATTCTGCACGACGCGCCTGCCCAGAGGTTTACGCAACACATGGTTACACCAAGCGCGATTGAGATACCAATCATCCGTAACATCATGGTCATCAAAAATCATGTAAGTCGGCACATTGGCTAGGGCACGCCGAACTTTCCACAACTGACTCATGCAGTCTCTGACATGAACGGCTTCCTTATCCCATTGCCTCGCCTGTGTAGAATCTTGATAGATCTTCTTACCTTGTGGTAAGCGATCGGGCCAGAGAATGGGCGACCAAAGGAGC
This window of the Microcoleus sp. AS-A8 genome carries:
- a CDS encoding PhoD-like phosphatase, whose product is MPRTPLREGGDLSITLGDRAALLLSAERLQHLPLLLAGPILRRTESDAVTVWMALKAPREVTLKVYATDANGSTIGNLVLEGTRVTVALGQHLHIVAVTAKPLTGGEILPLNPGLPTNIHPLIPSSLEPGQIYAYDLNFGNHEQNLAQALTAELFPQVKVSYFDHQLPTFAIPPKDLNDLRLAHGSCRKLHGGGQDTLPILDDLIEHYANQPNARLHQLFFTGDQIYGDDVADPLLWVATAVGGTLLGWEEHLPLGPTPTHAYEYKKPSELKPGQRTDIAKDYCSFTAMLINSPEKAKSHLFSLGEYCAIYLLLWSPILWPDRLPQGKKIYQDSTQARQWDKEAVHVRDCMSQLWKVRRALANVPTYMIFDDHDVTDDWYLNRAWCNHVLRKPLGRRVVQNAMLAYAVFQAWGNTPEQFEEGKPGGNLLKAAANWSASAGTDESALEQIRKYLGIPPLEPTTGEPKLKLDEDVFILDRDSPDGTQPLEWHYTVRSQKHEVIVLDTRTWRGYPQGDEAALVPPMLLCPTAFKQQIQHPLELTDQLKQIGQSDIEVTFVVLPTNLVSLQIIDEVQRLELEKGNVYDSDVGDAWNLNDVALSTLLSVLFQRRRMVVILSGDIHYGATIRLSYWLNPDRQETQVKSQNSHQQSDLETLPIPSHARVLAQLTASAFKNGELKTYVVHTKAKSLAPELPQNWAGWNEPPQLVEIQITPERVRMLEVEVPTTGPVVRQIKGLCGNWSVAWEIALKDPKFAPDWQYYVEWMKREKAILAPWLGKALLTAPPKYKKASRWLTQVKSWVLLLWRNQWLQEGEQVIGRNNFGVVSLKWPQSHEEIKVVIQDTYWQPPWEPNSVVYSRYCVPLCVDQPPPPPRVASPPGMKVWR